From Candida dubliniensis CD36 chromosome 7, complete sequence, the proteins below share one genomic window:
- a CDS encoding component of the ISW1B complex, putative (Similar to C. albicans IOC4), with product MSEYPPTSIVLAKVKGYPAWPAMVLDESLLPEHISNKKPKSKTNHPTTTTIGTTPISSPSKKKPSIIVPVRFFSDDTYIWININDLKPLTKQMIQDYFSTSSKKRRIDNLLQTAYELANDPPEMELFIEYGSKGAPPPMEEEEEEKEEKTTSKSPVKKKVKKVVKEKAKAKAKAKAKPKPKAKSKQLPIVKPKTKDIKESIIENDPDWGLEEFNQYNKQLGNYIFDSEQEQIKNFTKLQSSLSSSSSSSLSSINSIHNNKIIDKFKSIENDLINYLLLSLNTDSSNSLSMKNEIIIKLLNDLSINIIPKLPKNIIIKSKLLRVLILSIRKPKPKPNDELKNIKSIIQNILHGLSIDIRENTEEEIIKSNKDNNKESSVSQTPEPERQQQQKEQVEDSLMKNGDQNNPIEIE from the coding sequence ATGTCGGAATATCCACCTACATCTATTGTCCTTGCGAAAGTTAAAGGTTATCCAGCATGGCCAGCAATGGTATTAGATGAAAGTTTATTACCTGAACATATTTCCAATAAAAAACCCAAATCGAAAACCAACCacccaacaacaacaacaattggaaCAACACCAATTTCATCACCATCGAAAAAGAAACCTTCAATAATTGTTCCAGTAAGATTTTTCAGTGATGATACTTATATATGGataaatattaatgatttgaaaccTTTAACTAAACAAATGATTCaagattatttttcaacatcaagTAAAAAACGAAGAATCgataatttattacaaaCTGCCTATGAATTAGCTAATGATCCACCAGAAATggaattatttattgaatatgGATCTAAAGGggcaccaccaccaatggaagaagaagaagaagaaaaagaagaaaagacaACATCTAAATCTCCAGtaaagaagaaagtgaaaaaaGTAGTAAAGGAAAAGGCAAAGGCAAAGGCAAAAGCAAAagcaaaaccaaaaccaaaggCAAAGTCAAAACAACTACCAATAGtcaaaccaaaaacaaaagacaTAAAggaatcaataattgaaaatgatccTGATTGGGGATTAGAAGaattcaatcaatataataaacaattgggtaattatatatttgattctgaacaagaacaaattaaaaattttactAAATTacaatcatcattatcatcatcatcatcatcatcattatcatcaattaattcaattcataataataaaattattgataaatttaaatcaattgaaaatgatttaatcaattatttattattatcattaaacaCCGATTCCtcaaattctttatcaatgaaaaatgaaataattataaaattattgaatgatttatcaattaatattatacCAAAATTACCgaaaaatatcattattaaaagtaaattattaagagtattaatattatcaattaggaaaccaaaaccaaaaccaaatgatgaattgaaaaatattaaatcaataatacaaaatatattacatggattatcaattgatattagAGAAAatactgaagaagaaattatcaagaGTAATAAGGACAATAATAAGGAAAGTAGTGTTTCCCAAACACCAGAACCTGaaagacaacaacaacagaaagAGCAAGTTGAAGATagtttaatgaaaaatggtGATCAAAACAATCCAATTGAAATAGAGTAG
- a CDS encoding cell-type-and pheromone-response-specific transcriptional modulator, putative (Similar to S. cerevisiae MCM1), translating to MAIKEETNAFSQGHDGNSQSTNNSNNNNNNNNADASAPVDDEDDDDGTSQGKTQKERRKIEIKFIQEKSRRHITFSKRKAGIMKKAYELSVLTGTQVLLLVVSETGLVYTFTTPKLQPLVTKSEGKNLIQACLNAPEEGLGEDQENQSDGNTGDSPDQSPVPATNPNVMGAAGHAHHIQQAQQQQAQQQAQQQQAQQMAPISSHGLPTHYSNPQGTGNPGVVPPQQQGQHQPGIPLQGGYNDQYSYFGNIQNNNIPNQQQYQ from the coding sequence ATGGCtattaaagaagaaacaaatgCATTTAGTCAAGGTCACGATGGGAACTCCCAATCAACCAATAAcagtaacaacaacaataataataataatgctGATGCTTCTGCACCAgtagatgatgaagatgatgatgatggtacTTCTCAAGGTAAAACTCAAAaggaaagaagaaagattgaaattaaatttattcaagaaaaatcaaGACGTCATATTACTTTTTCTAAAAGAAAAGCTGGAATTATGAAAAAAGCTTATGAATTATCAGTATTGACAGGTACTcaagttttattattagttgtTTCTGAAACTGGATTAGTTTATACTTTTACTACTCCTAAATTACAACCTTTAGTAACTAAATCTGAAgggaaaaatttgattcaagCTTGTTTAAATGCTCCTGAAGAAGGATTAGGTGAAGatcaagaaaatcaaaGTGATGGAAATACTGGTGATTCACCTGATCAAAGTCCTGTTCCAGCAACCAATCCAAATGTAATGGGTGCTGCAGGTCATGCTCATCACATTCAACAagctcaacaacaacaagctcaacaacaagctcaacaacaacaagcacAACAAATGGCTCCAATATCTTCTCATGGTTTACCTACACATTATTCTAATCCTCAAGGAACTGGTAATCCTGGTGTTGTACCTCCTCAACAACAAGGTCAACATCAACCTGGTATTCCATTACAAGGAGGTTATAATGATCAATATCTGTATTTTGgtaatattcaaaataacaacatacctaatcaacaacaatatcaatga
- a CDS encoding dual specificity protein phosphatase, putative (Similar to S. cerevisiae PPS1), which translates to MMTITRTTSTTTITTEISQMETTSEIDPGSNSTDNNTCSCSCSSPLLIPDTAKSNHIHKPIARRNIPIELNDDNIDSLNSTEKENNNMTKCNSNTKIESSSSSSSSNSTPLIPPDIHRACKRSSSSSNDLIYERDRFRARLKSFNDTQLHNNKNGPPPPPPPPPPQSITTTTTTRESSTNSTINGFKESCEICDAITVTVKTTKLNIDKNPLDNSTMFYKSLPNYYPEKEDGKVMIPVKQLNLTQLLEVFKWYFNSNLPNTKVMFPWLHGFHKYNFAQRSFFLHQQQQLQQKLNSSNTNFQDSMNHNELFSDCHLSRPDNIRFLMCINDESLPVNLHNTVKLTEILTKIDVSKSEIKEIVKKIWLNDNDKHETEIDNQFIDLLVNDCIKLNVLPIFLNLDPERGVSLRNFQIQVAKLSSCSDFIIYGIDDMKIQSITRIIWLAQRYERQQREIEIKELRTDDGNLQTYSIFVLKDDLTTCYEKSSSSSSSSSSSSTIDTMTTTMALQSFAKYSKIDTSGLFYKPNDQYLLNDYNLPLYEKIETVKMSSATKIYQNVWIGNFWDYQNMLNYLSQNKSVETTKENLKDYYCQPSNSITTTTTTTTTTTTSELDSLSLPQPKANWKLFIRCHSEASFPDLQDLNHLLFKYTISSHDQSDEIHHLEFPPSGSIGIGDCKQENLQSIINTCKLIYLYSSTTTTNPSSGLNSLIYCTDGYTESSLLLFCYLMYSLNISLDEAILKLHLTYGRPFYIFPSDVIILRKLQPLLKKFSPNNSSTSSTVTSSGDNLMKRQIDWANLEILSSQEINELLLGSPKEISQNTRLGFISPNEDEEEDINSDSSSEFVDDDIDWVNEVEGSIPSKILPHIYLGSLKHASCLPILNKLGIQKIISVGESLPWLNGYIFQRHNDITIKQSSNGNIETYTITPKKKISSNHITTVDTVLKVNNLEDDGIDELNQRLPEILKFINDQYEINQGKVKILIHCRVGVSRSATVVIAEIMNRLKINLPMAYLYVRVRRLNIIIQPNLRFMYELFKWEEQKKLTTTTKKGQVGYLREIDWFIMCREITKLNTPYL; encoded by the coding sequence ATGATGACCataacaagaacaacaagtacaacaacaataacaacagaGATTTCTCAAATGGAGACAACTTCAGAAATAGACCCTGGATCTAATAGTACagataataatacttgttcttgttcttgttcttcacCTTTATTAATACCTGATACTGCCAAATCTAATCATATTCATAAACCAATAGCTAGAAGAAACAttccaattgaattaaacgacgataatattgattcattaaactccacagaaaaagaaaataataatatgacAAAATGTAACTCCAatacaaaaattgaatcttcttcttcttcttcttcatctaatTCAACTCCACTTATACCCCCTGATATTCATCGTGCATGCAAAAgatcttcatcttcttcaaatgATCTAATATATGAAAGAGATAGATTTAGAGCCAGATTGAAAAGTTTTAATGATACACAATtgcataataataaaaatggaCCACCaccgccaccaccaccaccgccTCCTCaatcaataacaacaacaacaacaacaagagaaTCATCAACTAACTCAACTATCAATGGTTTTAAAGAACTGTGTGAAATATGTGATGCAATAACTGTTACTgtgaaaacaacaaaattaaatattgataaaaacccacttgataattcaacaatGTTTTATAAACTGTTACCTAATTATTATCCTGAAAAGGAGGACGGGAAAGTGATGATTCCagtaaaacaattaaatttaactCAATTATTGGAAGTTTTTAAATGGTATTTCAATTCTAATTTACCCAATACAAAAGTTATGTTCCCCTGGCTTCATGGATttcataaatataattttgcTCAACgatcattttttttacatcaacaacaacaattacaacaGAAACTAAATAGTAGTAATACCAATTTCCAAGATTCTATGAATCATAATGAATTGTTTAGTGATTGTCATTTATCTCGACCAGATAATATTCGATTTTTAATGTgtattaatgatgaaagtTTACCAGTTAATTTACATAATACTGTGAAATTAACGGAAATATTAACTAAAATTGATGTGTCTAAATcagaaattaaagaaattgtgaaaaaaatatggttaaatgataatgataaacatGAAAcagaaattgataatcaatttattgatttgttggTGAATGATTgtataaaattgaatgtGTTACctatatttttaaatttggaTCCTGAACGAGGAGTTTCATTaagaaattttcaaattcaagtGGCAAAATTATCTAGTTGTTCagattttataatttatggtattgatgatatgaaaattcaatcaataacaagaattatttgGTTGGCTCAAAGATATGAACGTCAACAAcgagaaattgaaattaaagaattacGTACTGATGATGGTAACCTACAAACATATAgtatatttgttttaaaaGATGATTTAACAACTTGCTATGAaaaatcttcatcttcatcttcatcttcatcttcttcctcAACTATTGATACaatgacaacaacaatggcATTACAATCATTTGCTAAATATCTGAAAATTGATACTTCAGGGTTATTTTATAAACCAAATGATCAATATCTTTTAaatgattataatttaccattatatgaaaaaattgaaacgGTGAAAATGTCATCTGCTACAAAAATATATCAAAATGTATGGATTGGTAATTTTTGGGATTATCAAAACatgttgaattatttatcaCAAAATAAGTCAGTGGAGACCaccaaagaaaatttaaaggattattattgtcaaccatcaaattcaattaccactactactactactactactactactactacatCTGAACTCgattcattatcattaccTCAACCAAAAGCtaattggaaattatttattcGATGTCATAGTGAAGCTTCATTCCCAGATTTACAAgatttaaatcatttattatttaaatatacTATATCATCACATGATCAATCAGATgaaattcatcatttagAATTCCCCCCTCTGGGatcaattggaattggtGATTgtaaacaagaaaatttaCAACTGATAATTAATACttgtaaattaatttatctatATTCATCAACCACAACTACCAATCCTTCATCAGGGttaaattcattgatttattgTACTGATGGATATACTGAACtgtcattattattattttgttatttaatgtattcattaaatatttctttgGATGAAGCTATATTAAAATTACATTTAACTTATGGTAGACcattttatattttccCTAGTGATGTGATTATTTTAAGAAAATTACAACcattattaaagaaatttagTCCCAACAATAGTAGTACTAGTAGTACTGTTACTAGTAGTGGTGATAATTTGATGAAACGACAAATTGATTGGGCAAATTTAGAAATTCTTTCATCacaagaaattaatgaattattattaggttcaccaaaagaaatatcTCAAAATACAAGATTAGGATTTATTTCCCcaaatgaagatgaagaggAAGATATTAATAGTGATTCAAGTTctgaatttgttgatgatgatattgattggGTTAATGAAGTTGAAGGATCAATTCCATCGAAAATATTACCTCATATATATTTAGGCTCATTAAAACATGCCCTGTGTTTaccaattttaaataaattaggaattcaaaaaatcataTCAGTGGGAGAATCATTACCTTGGTTAAATGGATATATTTTCCAACGTCATAATGATATAACTATAAAACAATCATCTAATGGAAATATTGAAACTTATACCATTACTcccaagaagaaaatttcTCTGAATCATATAACAACTGTTGATACTGTTTTAAAAGTAAATAATTTAGAAGATGATggaattgatgaattaaatcaacGACTTCCagaaattttaaaatttattaatgatcaATATGAAATTAATCAAGGTAAAgtgaaaattttaattcattgTCGAGTTGGTGTTAGTAGAAGTGCTACTGTTGTAATTGCTGAAATTATGAATCGTCTTAAAATTAACTTACCAATGGCTTATCTTTATGTTCGAGTAAGACgattaaatataattattcaacCAAATTTACGATTCATGtatgaattatttaaatgggaagaacaaaaaaaattaactactaccaccaaGAAGGGGCAGGTTGGTTATTTGAGAGAAATTGATTGGTTTATTATGTGTCGAGAAATAACTAAATTGAATACTCCATATCTTTAA
- a CDS encoding guanine aminohydrolase, putative (Similar to S. cerevisiae GUD1) produces MPTNSYRINPKATKPIHYTLYYGTFIHTPNLTTLEINFNTLVGVNEQGTIDFIHKDYDSSLYNNKSPIQFFIDQKNHHHRHHHQRDSYKHFEFVDYSHDLTKFFIPGFIDTHIHASQYPNIGIGLGTSLLDWLKKYTFPLENNFCQKDEKLQFAKEIYNQVIQRTLENGTTCGSYFTTIDFETTNLFAELLLINGQRGFVGKVCMDHNEPYEQYQESIDDCKKSMTNIINHIEKLTIATSKNKNLVTPIITPRFAPVCSNELLTYLGKLSYEKNLPIQTHISENKQEIELIHKLFPDCENYASIYNKFNLLTNKTILAHGIYLTPMECKLINLKNCSISHCPTSNIFLSSGEAPIYKYLYHDKINVSLGTDVSGGFDYSILQIIKHAILVSHHLNMHTSDTTTTTTTTNINGKLSIRDGIYMATMGGAKAVGLQDIIGSFEIGKQFDVQLIDLSTRSTNYNYNYNHNHNSSSTTNTTTIGNSSSRIDIFNWQYPINKDLNKMEDLLGKWIFNGDDRNCIKVWCNGRLIVNKEKYNHRDDRWIITNRGYNTSSNTSSNTSSSTTTTTATNVTAQINGNQDNWEYV; encoded by the coding sequence atgccAACAAATAGTTATAGAATTAATCCTAAAGCTACTAAACCAATTCATTATACATTATATTATGGGACATTTATTCATACACCTAATTTAACTACAttagaaatcaattttaatacTTTAGTTGGAGTTAATGAACAAGGTACTATTGATTTTATTCATAAAGATTATGATTCATCcctttataataataaatctcCTATACAATTCTTTattgatcaaaaaaatcaccaccaccgccaccaccaccaaaggGATTCTTATAAacattttgaatttgttgattattcTCATGATTTaactaaattttttatacCAGGATTTATTGATACTCATATTCATGCATCACAATATCCTAATATTGGTATTGGATTAGGTAcatcattattagattggttaaaaaaatatactTTCCCCTtggaaaataatttttgtcaaaaagatgaaaaattacaatttgctaaagaaatttataatcaagTAATTCAAAGAACTTTAGAAAATGGTACTACATGTGGATCATATTTTActacaattgattttgaaactacaaatttatttgctgaattattattaattaatggaCAACGAGGATTTGTTGGTAAAGTTTGTATGGATCATAATGAACCATATGAACAATATcaagaatcaattgatgattgtAAAAAATCCATgacaaatataattaatcatattgaaaaattaaccATTGCCACtagtaaaaataaaaatttggtGACACCAATAATTACTCCAAGATTTGCCCCTGTATGTtctaatgaattattaactTATTTAGGTAAATTAAgttatgaaaaaaatttaccaATACAAACTCATATTAGTgaaaataaacaagaaattgaattaattcatAAATTATTTCCTGATTGTGAAAATTATGCttcaatatataataaatttaatttattaactaATAAAACTATATTAGCTCATGGTATTTATTTAACTCCAATGGAAtgtaaattaataaatttgaaaaattgttcaattagTCATTGTCCAacttcaaatatttttttatcaagTGGTGAAGCaccaatttataaatatttatatcatgataaaattaatgtTTCATTAGGAACTGATGTTAGTGGAGGATTtgattattcaattttacaAATCATTAAACATGCTATTTTAGTAAGTCATCATTTGAATATGCATACATCAgacaccaccaccaccactactactactaatatTAATGGTAAGCTTTCTATTAGGGATGGGATATATATGGCTACTATGGGAGGAGCAAAAGCTGTTGGATTACAAGATATTATTGgatcatttgaaattggtaaacaatttgatgttcaattaattgatttactGACAAGATCAACCAACTATAACTATAACTATAACCACAACcataatagtagtagtactactaatactactactattggtaattcatcatcaagaattgatattttcaattggcAATATCCTATCaataaagatttaaataaaatggAAGATTTATTAGGTAAATGGATATttaatggtgatgataGAAATTGTATAAAAGTTTGGTGTAATGGAAGATTAATAgttaataaagaaaaatataatcatCGTGATGATCGATGGATAATTACTAATAGAGGTTATAACACAAGCTCAAACACAAGCTCAAATACAAGTTCGAGtacaactacaactacaGCCACAAATGTTACAGCACAAATAAATGGAAATCAAGATAATTGGGAATATGTAtag
- a CDS encoding conserved hypothetical protein (apparent fusion of albicans alleles orf19.7027 + orf19.7028), whose protein sequence is MMTFDNYNTTKNNSSSNNNTTDHDNNGHNSHFYRQCSQEGGNNNNQQSQRLPPPPSSQQDVQSQLQLQLQQQQQPLSQYPFMQNLNTRLSPTLPFQQQSISHLNGGGSSGTGATSGLATANTINSSPIWNSPFSSQQQQQQQQQQFSQISPQQYQFSNRRNSSIDSSNIWSTNNPSSIGGSGGNTSIGNNNMWSSSNLFPTQQQQQQQQAVSQQQQSGLFGVPPLSAPDNYISTSSSSFGHNRSSSISSVFTSSPPPPPPLPPQQQQQQPILQSTSDISPTQIFDSYAKRDSFSDTTSTTSSSNNNNNSSTMTMISDKTTLQMVDDYFENDCHERVKVTMKLLNERFFNEEKFLSDAYQLPKFPIENSLRNYQLILVGFKAGRIDVFYLPTNCSNNTPGNNVGTTTTTTTNSNSNDLMNLKVGDLVIVEADRGRDLGKVFKMNISIDEARLLKLLQFQEQQAALKEHVDNILDDISVKNLSDQQQQQQQSHSHSHHTQPGTQQTTSFSSSSSSGGGGGGGGTSTGSVPPPPQPPPTLHFPKSIISLAQPNEIIQILNKKQDEEKACRLCLAKIANATSGSLLGGGPTSSATQDLLQMKLIDAEYQFDRKKLIFYYSTSRRIDFRDLVRELFRIYKTRIWMCAVIGLPYQITTTTTTTANTNTTTKTNTNTTTSLSLSSPSSRRNSNSPPLLAPLQQQQGSITSRSGNFINPFMQQQQQPSQQYTSNRIDRRLSFQIPSSTSSSSTTTTTTTTGNFQPQNQLQNRSNSCNYYPPSLISFHNTQQQPQLQQPQQQQFPQQQQQEFIPRRYSDSRSGSIQQQQQQQQQQQQSFGGIGGIGGSGTFGSGNLKFQFPEQQPPPPQTTPPQQNLISSLYVQEESSMMSLTPPPPPQQQQQQQRNNDNGITPTRKNEHDENDDDDDDDNDDDNDEVEELEEDMFNNNHSGESFVLKSLVDSINH, encoded by the coding sequence ATGATGACATTTGACAATTATAATACTACGAAAAATAACAGTAGTTCTAACAATAATACTACTGATcatgataataatggtcATAACTCCCATTTTTATCGTCAATGTTCTCAAGAAggtggtaataataataatcaacaatctCAAAGactaccaccacctccaTCATCACAGCAAGATGTGCAACTGCaattacaattacaattacaacaacaacaacaacctcTTCTGCAATATCCATTTATGCAGAATTTAAATACAAGATTATCACCTACACTTccatttcaacaacaatctaTTAGCCATTtaaatggtggtggtagtagtggtaCTGGTGCAACATCTGGTTTAGCAACTGCAAATACTATTAACTCTTCACCAATATGGAATTCTCCATTTAGtctgcaacaacaacaacaacaacaacaacaacaattttctCAGATTCTGCcacaacaatatcaatttaGTAATAGAAGAAATTCTCTGATTGATTCTAGTAATATTTGGTCAACTAATAATCCTTCTTCAattggtggtagtggtggtaaCACTTCAATAGGGAATAACAATATGTggtcatcatcaaatttatttccaacccaacagcaacaacaacaacaacaagcagtttctcaacaacaacaatctgGTTTATTTGGTGTACCACCATTATCAGCACCAGATAATTATATAAGcacatcatcatcatcatttggTCATAATAGATCATCCCTGATTTCTTCTGTATTTACTTCatctccaccaccaccgccaccactaccaccacaacaacaacaacaacagccaATATTACAATCAACATCAGATATTTCCCCTACACAAATATTTGATTCCTATGCCAAACGAGATTCATTTTCTGACACAACAAGTACTACTTCTAGcagtaataataacaacaatagtagTACTATGACGATGATTTCTGATAAAACAACATTACAAATGGttgatgattattttgaaaatgattgtCATGAACGAGTTAAAGTaacaatgaaattattaaatgaacgatttttcaatgaagaaaaatttttaagtGATGCTTATCAATTGCCAAAATTTCCTATTGAAAATTCATTaagaaattatcaattaattttagtTGGATTTAAAGCAGGAAGAATTGATGTTTTTTATTTACCAACAAATTGCAGTAATAATACTCCAGGAAATAATGTTggtactactactactactactactaatagtaatagtaatgatttaatgaatttaaaagTTGGAGATTTGGTTATTGTTGAAGCTGATCGTGGTCGAGATTTAGGTAAAGTTTTTAAAATGAATATATCTATTGATGAAGCAagattattaaaattgttACAATTTCAAGAACAACAAGCTGCATTGAAAGAACATGTTGATAATATATTGGATGATATTTCCGTTAAAAATTTATCtgatcaacaacaacaacaacaacaaagtcATAGTCATAGTCATCATACTCAACCAGGTACACAACAGACGACGTCATTTTCTtctagtagtagtagtggaggaggaggaggaggtgGTGGTACTAGTACTGGTTCGGTCCCACCTccaccacaaccaccaccaacattACATTTTCCTAAATCAATCATATCATTAGCTCAACCCaatgaaattattcaaattttgaataaaaaacaagatgaagaaaaagctTGTCGATTATGTCTTGCTAAAATTGCTAATGCTACTAGTGGATCATTATTAGGTGGTGGACCAACATCATCAGCAACTCAAGATTTATtacaaatgaaattaattgatgctgaatatcaatttgatcggaaaaaattgattttttattattcaactTCAAGAAGAATAGATTTTCGAGATTTAGTAAGAGAATTATTTAGAATTtataaaacaagaatttggATGTGTGCAGTTATTGGATTACCTTATCaaattaccaccaccaccaccaccaccgcaaacacaaacacaacaacaaaaacaaacacaaacacaacaacttcattatcattatcatcaccatcatcaagaagaaattcaaataGTCCACCATTATTAGCTccattacaacaacaacaagggAGTATAACATCTCGATCAggaaattttattaatccATTCAtgcaacagcagcagcagccaCTGCAACAATATACGAGCAATAGAATTGACAGAAGATTAAGTTTTCAAATaccatcatcaacatcatcatcatcaacaacaacaacaacaacaacaacaggcAATTTTCAACCACAAAACCAACTACAAAATAGATCTAATAGTTGTAATTATTATCCTCcatcattaatttcatttcataATACTCAACAGCAAccacaactacaacaaccacagcaacagcaattcccgcaacaacaacaacaagaatttattCCTAGAAGATATTCAGATTCAAGAAGTGGATctattcaacaacaacaacaacaacaacaacaacaacaacaatcatttGGTGGAATTGGTGGAATTGGTGGTAGTGGCACTTTTGGTAGtggaaatttgaaatttcaatttcctgaacaacaaccaccaccaccacaaacAACTCCTCCTCAACAGAATTTAATATCTTCATTATATGTTCAAGAAGAATCATCAATGATGTCAttaacaccaccaccaccaccacaacaacaacaacaacaacaaagaaataatgataatggtaTTACtccaacaagaaaaaatgaGCATGACGagaatgatgatgatgatgatgatgataatgatgatgataatgatgaagtggaagaattggaagaagatatgtttaataataatcattcAGGAGAATCATttgttttaaaatcattagttgattcaattaatcattga
- a CDS encoding covalently linked cell wall protein, putative (Similar to S. cerevisiae CCW14) has product MASFLKISTLIAIVSTLQTTLAAPPACLLACVAKVEKDSKCSGLNDLNCICSTKNSDVEKCLKDICPNGDADTAISAFKSSCSGYSSESSSSSSSESESESESTSSKESSSSSSSADESSSVEASTTEESSSAKASDSASGSASAAGSSVGSSAIETTSTEESASATGSASAEAGSTKESSSEAASATSSTLQESKTSSASSTAASGILTQSEGSAAKVGLGALVGLIGAALL; this is encoded by the coding sequence ATGGCTTCATTTTTAAAGATTTCTACTTTGATTGCAATTGTTTCTACTTTACAAACCACTTTAGCTGCTCCACCAGCTTGTTTATTAGCTTGTGTTGctaaagttgaaaaagattCAAAATGTTCTGGtttgaatgatttaaattgtATTTGTTCTACTAAAAATTCCgatgttgaaaaatgttTGAAAGATATTTGTCCAAATGGTGATGCTGATACTGCCATTTCTGCTTTCAAGAGTTCTTGTTCTGGTTACAGTTCtgaatcttcttcttcttcttcatctgaATCTGAATCAGAATCAGAATCAACTTCAAGTAAAgaatcttcttcatcttcttcatctgcTGATGAATCTTCAAGTGTTGAAGCTTCTACTACTGAAGAATCTAGTTCTGCCAAGGCTTCCGATTCTGCGTCCGGTTCTGCTTCTGCTGCTGGTTCTTCTGTTGGTTCTTCAGCTATTGAAACTACTTCTACTGAAGAATCAGCTTCCGCTACCGGTTCTGCTTCTGCTGAAGCTGGTTCTACTAAAGAATCTTCTTCTGAAGCTGCTAGTGCCACTTCATCTACTTTACAAGAATCTAAAACTTCTTCTGCTTCATCTACTGCTGCATCTGGTATTTTGACTCAATCTGAAGGTTCTGCTGCTAAAGTTGGTCTTGGTGCTTTAGTTGGTTTAATTGGTGCTGCTTTATTGTAA